The DNA segment CATTTCTTTATGGGGTTATCGAACGCTCGTTGATTCCGTTTGGTCTTCATCACGTGTTCTATCTGCCATTCTGGCAGACGGCAGTGGGAGGAACTATGGAGGTTGCCGGTGTCAGCGTGCAGGGAGCGCAGAATATATTTTTTGCCCAGCTTGCAGATCCAAACACAGTAAGCTTCAGTGTGGAGGCGACACGCTTCATGGCAGGGAAATTTCCCCTGATGATTTTCGGACTGCCGGGTGCTGCGCTTGCTATGTATCGCTGTGCCCGTCCTGAAAAACAAAAAATTGTTGGCGGCCTTCTGTTATCTGCTGCATTGACCAGTATGCTGACAGGTATAACAGAGCCGCTGGAATATACCTTTCTATTCGCAGCACCATTGCTCTATGTCCTGCACTGCCTTCTGGCAGGCCTTGCTTTCATGCTGATGCATATTCTGAAAGTCGGTGTTGGACTGACCTTTTCCGGCGGCTTGATCGATATGGTATTGTTCGGTGTTTTACAGGGAAATGCCAAAACCAACTGGATCATGATCGTTATTGTCGGTATATTTTATTTTGCCGTCTACTATCTGCTGTTTCATTATCTGATCATAAAATTTGATTATAAAACACCGGGAAGGGAATTGGAAAGTGAAGAAGTGAAGCTGTTCACGAAAAAGGATATGGCAGAGAAAAAGGATGCGGATAAGAAAGCAGAAAAAACCGTGAATTCATCGGATGCGCTGTCCTCGCTGATTTGTGCAGGACTTGGCGGAAAGGATAATATCATCGGTCTGGATTGCTGCGCAACACGGCTTCATGTAACGATGAAGGATACAGCACTTACGGATGATATTCTGCTCAAAGCTAGCGGAGCAGCCGGGATTTATAAGAAAAGCCGCGGTCTGCAGATTATATACGGCCCGCGCGTCACAATCATAAAATCTGATTTGGAGGATTATCTCTCTCGCCATACTACTGGTGAGGGCTTATAGCTTTAGGTTCAGGAAGGGGGTTTTTCATGTATACGGTTATGAAGGCATTAAACAATAACAGTGTGCTGGTGCAGGATGAGACCGGCACCTCCATGATTTTTCTTGGCAAAGGCATCGGGTTTGGAAAAAAGAACGGCGATTCTATAGCATGTGGAGCAGGCGTGGAGGTGTATCGCTTTACGGAAACCAATGATCATGGGGATGCAATGGAAATCATTCAGGGCGTAAATCCGTTGTTTATTGAGGTTGCCGGGAAAATTTTAAAGCTGGCGCAAATACGGTTTCATGAGGTGGATAAGAATATATTGCTGCCGCTTGCGGATCACATTGCTTTTTCCATCGAGCGTATGAAGGCGGATATGGATATATCCAATCCCTTTGCCAGTGAAATCGCATTGCTTTATAAAGAGGAATATGAGGTTGCTTTACAGGGGAAGGCGATCATTGAGGAAATGTGCGGCTATACCATTAATGAAGGAGAGGTTGGCTATATCACACTGCATGTCCATTCTGCCAGAGGTGAGGATAAGGTCTCAGAGGCTATGCAGACCGCGGTCATAATACGTGACAGCATTGAGGAGGTGGAGCGGGATTACAACATCACGATCAATACCAATTCCATGTCCTATACACGTCTCATGAATCATATGAAATTTCTGATGCTGCGTCTGCAGGGGAATGAAGAGCTGCAGATCGATGTCGGTGATTATGTATCCAAACAGTTTCCATATGCGTATCACACCGCACAGAAAATCTGTGAGGAGCTGCGAAAGGTTTATCAAAAGGATGTTCCGGAAACAGAAATCGGATATCTTGCTCTGCATATCGAACGGGTACGTACCAGCGAGCTGCAGGAAGATAAGGCATCCGCATAAACTTCGCCAGGACTGGATATTTCCTGCAGCAATTTATGGCAGATATGATATAATAGGGAAAAGGTTTATAGCATACGTGTATAAACTATGCGCAAGGCAGGGGATTGTGCAGGAGGCTGTTATGAAGCTGCCATCTGATCTGCCAGCCTGTGAAAAGCGCTAACCATGGCAGAGAAGCGGTTTCCTGCCACGACAGCGATATAAAAGGAGTACAAACTATGGATGAAATAATGAGCGGAACGCTCTTTGATGAGGAGCTGGAGGCAGTATGGCAGGATTTTCTTATTCTGTCTCAGCATCAGGGTGTTGAACTGCAGACACGGCTGAACAGGCTGATCCGGCTGCACAAGGAAGACCTGGATGATGCTGCCTATATGAAGCTCATGTATATGAAGGGAATCAGCTATGAGGAGCAGGAGAATAAGAATGCGGCGCGCTATTGTGCTATGCGCATGCGTTCTATACGGGAATGTATACAAAATCCCAGAAAAAAACGTCCACGCTTCCTCGATATACAGGGTTTCTCCTGTGATGCTGACATGGATTCCTTCATTGAGCGGTATACGGATTTTCTGGAGGATACCTACAGGGGCATTAACCGCCGTCTGCTGCTGATTGTAGGTGTTCTGTTTCTGATCGTTTTTCTGGTTCTGGTGCTTGTTCTTAAAATCTATATCGTGATTGCGGCTCTGGAGGCTTTGATGCTGGGAATGCTGACGTATCTGCTGCAGAAGCGCAGAATGCCGGATATCTTTCAGAAAAATCAGCTGAATGCCATAGAGAAATATGTTGAGGAGACTGTTCTGGAATTTGACCGTCCCATCCGCTTTTCCTGATCAACATATTGATCATACGTATATAGAGGAATTATCTGTATGCGTTTTTTTTACTGGAATCGGTGCATGGAAATGCGCGGATAGAAAACATCCCTGTATCAGTTAGAAGGAACTATGTAGAAAATGGAAGGAATCAGATATCCCTTCCGTTTTTTTTTATTTACAGCTTGTTTCGTTCATTTACGATAGCATCCCAGGTAGCCTTTCCGATCACACCGTCGATATTGAGGTCATATAAATACTGGAACTGCTGTACCATCGTTGTCGTTCTTGAGCCATACATGCCATCCACCGGGATCGGACGCAGACATTTGTTGGATGCAGCGATCTCATTTAGATATTCCTGCATTTTAAATACGGAAATGCCCTGTGCTCCGGAGCTGAGATAAAAGGTATTGCTTGCGACAGGAATATTGGTGGTAATCTGCAAATCACGCAGCTTATTCACGATGGAATCCCAAGTATCATTGCCGATTTCACCATCAATTGGAAGATTTGCATATTTCTGCCATTCCCGAACAGCCTGTTCTGTTCTTGTTCCGTATACACCATCCTGCAGGTTTCTGGTTGTGATAAATCCCTTTTCCTGCATCATATTCAAATATGCCTGTTGTTTATTTACGCCAATTCCGATATTTCCCGGTTTTAATGCCGCTTTTGAAATCATGTTATTACATCTCCTTTCCCTACAGTATATGGGGATTCGGGAAAAGGCCCTATATACTCGCCCAGCAAACATATCTTTCATCATATTTCTGTTGAAAATACTTTGAAACAAGTGTTTGAAATATTTTTCAGGAAATTTACAGAAAAGTGTTGCAATCTGTTCGCTTCCGTGTATAATAATACTATATTAACAACAACTGAGAACAGAAGTAGTACATTTCAAGCACTGCAAAGAGAGCCTGCATAACGGTGAAAGCAGGAGAGTGATGAGAAATGGAACGTGTCTGGGAGTTGAATTGTCGAACGCAGATATGCATGAGGCAGTTCCGTATGACCTGACGTTACAGGGAAAGCGTCGTTCGTTTATATATAACGAGCGGAAGTAAGGTGGTACCGCGAGCAATCGTCCTTTATTTTTGAAGGACGATTTTATTTTTATAGAGAGGAAGGAGATTTTATGAGTTTTAATATAACGATTATTCAAAGGTTCTGGCAGCTGCTTCTAAGCGGTGTGCCGGTCATTCTATATTTGTCTCTGGCATCAGCATTCTTTGGAACGCTGATTGGACTGGCAACCGTATTTCTGAGAAGGATGAACAAGGTGTTCAATGCCATCGTTGCGGCATATATCGATCTGTTTCGTGGAACGCCGGTCTATGTACAGATGTTTGTGATCTATTTCGGTATTCCTGGTCTGATCGGCTTAAATATCAACAACTGGGTGGCGGCAATCCTGGTGTTCTCCTTGAACTCCGGAGCGTATATGTCTGAAATTATGCGTGCGGGTATCGATGGTATTGACAAGGGGCAGATTGAGGCAGCTAAGGCACTTGGTGTTTCGGGAACAGACATCGCAAAGGACATCATCATTCCCCAGGCGTTTCGCAATGTGCTGCCGGCGGTGATCAATGAATTTATCACGCTGACAAAGGAAACATCCATCGTTTCCGTATTGGGACTGCATGATATGATGTACTGGTTCTATGCGGTCAAGAATCAGACCTATGCGGATTTTGAACCGCTGCTGATTGTGTTCCTTGTTTACTATATTATGAATAAGATTTTATCTCTGATTGGTAAAATGATAGAAAGGAAGCTGAAATATGATTAGGATTGAGCATTTATATAAAAATTATGGTGACAGTGTAAAGGTTCTGTTCGATGTCAATTTCACCTTTGAGGATGGAAAGACCTATGCCATTATCGGAAGCAGCGGCGGTGGGAAGTCTACGCTGATTCGTTGTCTGAATATGCTGGAGGTGCCGACTAGTGGTGATATCTATTATAATGATACAAAGATCAATGATCCGAAAACGGATTTAGCCAGCGTACGTGAGAAAATCGGAATGGTGTTTCAGAACTTCAACCTGTTTGATCACA comes from the Erysipelotrichaceae bacterium 66202529 genome and includes:
- a CDS encoding PTS glucose transporter subunit IIB, which encodes MKDRILNVLQRVGRSFMLPIAILPVAGLLLGIGESLSNSNMIAAYGLQWLLGEGTFLHAVLKVMSNAGNSIFTNLPLIFAMGVALGMAKKEKEVAVLAAAISFFIMHTSIGTMLDISGMAQRLPQGSVTSVVGITSLQMGMFGGVIVGLGTAALHNRFYKIRLPRILSFFGGTRFVPIICSIVYLLVGILMFYIWPMVQGGIYALGELVRSSGYYGTFLYGVIERSLIPFGLHHVFYLPFWQTAVGGTMEVAGVSVQGAQNIFFAQLADPNTVSFSVEATRFMAGKFPLMIFGLPGAALAMYRCARPEKQKIVGGLLLSAALTSMLTGITEPLEYTFLFAAPLLYVLHCLLAGLAFMLMHILKVGVGLTFSGGLIDMVLFGVLQGNAKTNWIMIVIVGIFYFAVYYLLFHYLIIKFDYKTPGRELESEEVKLFTKKDMAEKKDADKKAEKTVNSSDALSSLICAGLGGKDNIIGLDCCATRLHVTMKDTALTDDILLKASGAAGIYKKSRGLQIIYGPRVTIIKSDLEDYLSRHTTGEGL
- a CDS encoding PRD domain-containing protein encodes the protein MYTVMKALNNNSVLVQDETGTSMIFLGKGIGFGKKNGDSIACGAGVEVYRFTETNDHGDAMEIIQGVNPLFIEVAGKILKLAQIRFHEVDKNILLPLADHIAFSIERMKADMDISNPFASEIALLYKEEYEVALQGKAIIEEMCGYTINEGEVGYITLHVHSARGEDKVSEAMQTAVIIRDSIEEVERDYNITINTNSMSYTRLMNHMKFLMLRLQGNEELQIDVGDYVSKQFPYAYHTAQKICEELRKVYQKDVPETEIGYLALHIERVRTSELQEDKASA
- a CDS encoding peptidoglycan-binding protein, whose product is MISKAALKPGNIGIGVNKQQAYLNMMQEKGFITTRNLQDGVYGTRTEQAVREWQKYANLPIDGEIGNDTWDSIVNKLRDLQITTNIPVASNTFYLSSGAQGISVFKMQEYLNEIAASNKCLRPIPVDGMYGSRTTTMVQQFQYLYDLNIDGVIGKATWDAIVNERNKL
- a CDS encoding ABC transporter permease subunit (The N-terminal region of this protein, as described by TIGR01726, is a three transmembrane segment that identifies a subfamily of ABC transporter permease subunits, which specificities that include histidine, arginine, glutamine, glutamate, L-cystine (sic), the opines (in Agrobacterium) octopine and nopaline, etc.); protein product: MSFNITIIQRFWQLLLSGVPVILYLSLASAFFGTLIGLATVFLRRMNKVFNAIVAAYIDLFRGTPVYVQMFVIYFGIPGLIGLNINNWVAAILVFSLNSGAYMSEIMRAGIDGIDKGQIEAAKALGVSGTDIAKDIIIPQAFRNVLPAVINEFITLTKETSIVSVLGLHDMMYWFYAVKNQTYADFEPLLIVFLVYYIMNKILSLIGKMIERKLKYD